A segment of the Gossypium hirsutum isolate 1008001.06 chromosome D10, Gossypium_hirsutum_v2.1, whole genome shotgun sequence genome:
CGGATTATAGAATTGACATAAAAGAAACTTTAAACCTCAACCTTTATACACCGTGCCAAATTAGTgttgattctaaaaaattaaccctcaatgttttcacattgtgtaatttggtcttcttcttctttttcaaactttcaattctttgtgaccctttcactaaaaagctaaaaaagaaTATAAATCCATCAACTAAATTTGATCGGAGATACAACAAAAACACTCGAAAATCAAAGATgataatttttcatcttttctttctcTCAAAATTAGCCCTCAATgtcacaaataaaagtaaaattgcgAGAGAGAGGAAGAGAGAGCTAGAGACCTAATTACACAACGTTTACATGTTGAAGGTAAAGATTTTTGGGAGCAAGACCATATTGACACAATGTAGAAATGTTcagggttaaagttgctattacgCCAACTGTAAAAGATGTCAAGTTATCTTTTCGTTAATAATTTAACAGCTGGtgaccagaaaagaaaatttcGAATAATTGGGTGACCAGAAAAGAAAATCTCGAATAGTtgggtgatcattttgtaactttgcGTTGTTGGGTGACCATGACAACTCTcatatttagagttattttagtatagttttttttatagaattttcgGGGGTAAGTTGAGCATTTAGGTTAAATTTTAGTACATTTTATAGTTTTTcagattaattatattttatttgagttttatcatttttagagttAGTTTGGATTCGTGTGCTATCTTCCTCTCTATATTGTAAGTTTCGGATGAAGAACGGGGGCCTTGGAGCACGGGGTAAAATATAGTGAAGAGAAATCATCTGCTCCACCAAACTTGATTCAGTGTGGTGGAGCACAATCTTCAATTAAGAATTCCAGATAGCAAGCAGCCCACTCCACTGCGAATTCTACGTCTGGTGGAGCCAAGCGATTAATACCCTAAAAATAGAGGGTGACGTGATTAAACGGAATAGGAGAGgaaaatgagtgaaaaaaaagAACTTGGAGGCGAAGGAACAATTCTCTTACACTAAGGGGAGCTTCAACCTTGCAAAGACGAGAAGAAAAAGAGATTTGGAGCGCTTGGCTTTAGTTCGACGATTATTTTTAtctctagattattttatttttacttttttttcaaagCAAGTTTGTTTTGAGTTTCTTCTTGTGATGTTTTCTCAAcgcaacaagaaataaaatctattttcttGGAATGATGATGAATcatattttttagttaattaaatattttctcttcAACTGTTTCAATCTCTGTTAATTATTTATTCAGCTTTATGCTTATTTACTCTGTTTGTCCGGCCACCAAGTCGTATTGATTTGGTGGTCTTGATTTGTCGTAGAAGAGAAAAATTAAGGTTTAGGTCTAGACTAAATAGATTAGGATTAATTATAGTAGCGCTGACGAATGAGTTAATTTACAGCTAGGATAGGAATATACCTGATGCGCAAATCAACCCAATAAGCTTTTCCGTAGTGGCGTTGCTCGACTTGCCTAGCACAAGAATATAGCTGGTGGAGGAGGGGGATTAACTTAGCTAGATATTGGGAGGGTCTAGTTAATGCCACAGAATCATAGGTTAATAATTGTATAGACTGAACAATTGAATGAGCGATAATTGATTAACATAATTAGGTAAATTAGAGTTCCAAGATCTTTCAAAATCGATTGAGAAACTtagtaattttcattttttttttatgtagTTTAATAAAATCTCTTTAATTCCTTTAGCTTAACTTCAGTAGTAATTAGAATTTCTTTTTTTGATCCAGATTGGAAAAAATTGGATAATTGATATTTAGCAGCTTAAAATTAAATTTGGCCCTCATAGGAAGGGCATCATCTTATCACTGTATTACTTGATCAATACGTGCACTTACATAATAAAGTTTCCCACATAAAACCAGAAAAGAAATTAACTAGTAATGGAGTGGCTACCTATATAGTTTACCACACCATTAGTCCTGTTGAGCAGCTCAAagattttaacatatatatatatatatatatatatttatgacagAAACCTTAATTAGGCCATGCATGTctgcaaatataatatatatatacatatactaacaACGTTGTACTCATGTTACTAATTAAATCGATTAAAGATGCCTTGTGATAAAGAATTCATCCATCATAGACGTGGGAGAATTTTGCCAGCCAAACAGATACTCCAAGATCCAAGATTCTCCAACTAATCAGACTTCGTGCCTCCCATTTTCTAGTTCTAAAAAAGCTTCAAAGTTCATACATTCCAGCTATAAAAACCCTTTGCTCCCTTCGCCACCTTCATCGGCAGTTCCAGCTTAATTTCTCACAACAAAAAACTCATTTCATCAATCACTTCAAATCATTTTCTTTTGGGAAATGGCTTCTAATGTTAAAGCATCAACTGCTCTTGTTCTTTCTCTTAACcttcttttctttgcttttgtAAGCTCTCACAACGTGGAAAACCCCGTTTTTATTCATCCCGGAGATGTGTACCATAATGGCAGAATCACTCATGGTCATCCCGGTACATGCAATCCCCTAAATCTCGGTGTATGCCTTGGCCTGTTGGATTTGGTGGGTGTTAGTGTCGGAAACGTACCTACAGAACCATGTTGCAGCGTGATTCAAGGATTGGTCGATCTTGAAGCTGCAGTTTGCCTTTGCACTGCTGTCAGAGCCAATGTGTTGGGCATTCCCATCCACCTTCCTATTTCATTGAGCCTCTTACTCAATAAATGTGGAAGAGAAGTAGCTACGGAATACATTTGCAGCCCTTAAATAGCCTTCTTCCCCACATTCTTTGCTTTAATTGTGTCTTGAAGTTTccgttttctatttgttccattTTTTATGTTTCCTTTCTGATTAAGTCTTTGTATTGTTGCTCATGAGTTGAGGACGGCTTTCAACCTTCcctttcatttttattctaaataaaatgagaatattatttgaacaaaaaatcctattttatcataATGAGTTGGAAGGGGTGTTTTTagggggaaaaatcataattaatattttcaacattatttttaatgttatatgacTACCAAGTGGATTTTTTATTTCAAGGTGTCAAACCagtgaatttaatagaagaattttaacggCTGTGACTGTTGGACTTGAATTTCTATATTCATAAAATACAGAGATTAGATTCCTCAAAATACAAGTAGGAGACTAACCTCCTAATGCACGAAGCGTACATAtacttagagcatattttaacctcCCAATCAATTAATCAATCCAACGCGAAGCGTGGAAACCATAccagttagtgtaaaaatattGATCGcgtatttttatatttcaatttctttccTAAATACTCAGATATACAAATTTTACTTGAAACTCTATTCTAATGTGCAAtgttatacataaactttgattttgtgtaatttggttTCATCCAATTTTTATAAATCTCTAACACCATTAGCAATGCAACAccattttatatgtatatgttgcatccacaaatatttatatttatatttatgtgatgtaaaataaaataaatcgatgtatttatttctttaaatacatatagttgaattaaaatcaaagtttcaaCTATACATTTGAACCGCGATTAAATTTTCGTGCGCATAATTTCACCAAATTAAAGTCGGTGTATCAAAGTTCACATTCAATCAAATTTCATGTACAATTTTGAGTTTTATCCCTTTACTTAGAGACCAGCTACATTACTTATTTCAAGTGTTTTACTGAGTTGGTGTGTAATGTGGGTTCCTATTTAAGCCAtcaattaaagaaagaaaaatgcatGTGTTGAGCCGAGGGAcagaaaacataaaaaatggtAAATGCAGTTGTAGCCGTCTAGATAAGTTtctcgtttttttttctttttccacctaactattaaaacttaaaaaatggtcATTCAACTGTTAGACTTCTCCTTTTATGGTCATCAGCCATTAAATGGCTAATGGGAAGATGATGGAGCGGATTATAGAATTGACATAAAAGAAACTTTAAACCTCAACCTTTATACTAAGGGGGGCTTCAACCTTGCAAAGACGAGAAGAGAAAGAGATCTGGAGCGCTTGGCTTTAGTTCGACGATTATTTTTAtctctagattattttatttttacttttttttcaaagCAAGTTTGTTTTGAGTTTCTTCTTGTGATGTTTTCTCAACGCAACAAGAACTAAAATCTATTCGCTTGGAATGATGCTGAATcatattttttagttaattaaatattttctcttcAACTGTTTCAATCTCTGTTAATTATTTATTCAGCTTTATGCTTATTTACTCTGTTTTTCTGGCCACCAAGTCGTATTAATTTGGTGATCTTGATTTGTCGTAGAAGATAAAAATTAAGGTTTAGGTCTAGACTAAATAGATTAGGATTAACTTTAGTAGCGCTGACGAATGAGTTAATTTACAGCTAGGATAGGAATATACCTGATGCGCAAATCAACCCAATAAGCTTGTCCGTAGTGGCGTTGCTCGACTTGCCTAGCACAGGAATATAGCTGGTGGGGGAGGGGGATTAACTTAGCTAGATAGTGGGAGGGTCTAGTTAATGCCACAGAATCATAGGTTAATAATTGTATAGACTGAACAATTGAATGAGAGATAATTGATTAacttaattaggtaaattagagTTCCAAGATCTTTCAAAATCGATTGAGAAacttagtaatttttattttttttatgtagttTAATAAAATCTCTTTAATTCCTTTAGTTTAACTTCAGTAGTAATTAGAATTTCTTTTCTTGATCCAGATTGGATAAAATTGGATAATTGGTAATTAGCaggttaaaattaaatttggTCCTCATTGGAAGGGCATCATCTTATCACTGTATTACTTGATCAGTACGTGCACTTACATAATAAAGTTTCCCACATAAAACCAGAAAAGAAATTAACTAGTAATGGAGAGGTACACCCAGATATGTCCCTAGATTATCAACAACAAAGCGGAAAGTGTTTAACAAAATCCTTTCGTGAAGGAGAGGTACACCCAGATATGTCCCTAGATTCCCTCTGAAATCCAATGGTTTCACTCAATTGTAACCCAATGGCATTGACCACTCCTTTGGAGAAATAAACGTGAGTCTTCTGAGCATTGATCCAGTGTCCAGAATACCCACAGAACCTCTCTAAAATATCTTTAAGTACCAAAATTTGTTGAGGATCTGCAtgaccaaaaatgaaaaaatcatCTGTAAAGAAAAGGTGTGAAAGAGATGGGCCAGATCTCGATAATCTAACAAGCTACCAGAGGCCACCCTCTATGGCATAGTGAAACTATACCCGGCCATTCcatgtaaaaaaatgaaaaggtaTGGGAAAAGCACACATCCCTGACGAATACCCCTCGCGAGCTTGAACTTTTGCGTTAGAGATCTATTTCATAGCACATGCATGGTAGAATTCGTAATAGCAGACATTAACATTAATAAGCATACGAGGAATGCCTGCAGCCCAAAGAGAAGCCCCAATGAACACCCATCGAACTCTGGCATATGCTTTTTCCAAATCGATTTTTATTGTCATCCAATTTTTGTTCTTATGTTTACTCCTCATCGAATGTATGACTTCTTGGGCAATCAGGATATTATCCATAATGTTACGTCCTACAACAATAAAGCGTGCATGTTCCTGGCCAATGATCTTAGGAAACACTATTTTAAAACGGTTAGGAATGACTTCCATTACCAATTTATACATCACAGAACATAAACTAATCGAACAGAATTTTGAATACTTCTCGGGACTAGGGACTTAAGGAATGAGAACTAGCCGCGTGTTATTCAATTCAGGCTCAATACTCTTACCAGCAAATACCTCTTTCACCCATTCACAGATCCCTGAACCAATTAAGTCCCACTACTTCTGGAAAAAAAGTGTCTGGAAACCATCACTTCCTAGAGCCTTCAACTCACGTCGTATCAAAAAGGGTTGCTTTGATCTCATCGTTTGACACTTCCTTTCCTAAAATTTGAgaatcacaattatccaaattaGGGAAAGAGTTAGGAGGTAACATACTCATGGGTCTAAGTTGGTCACCATACAGCTTTTGAAAGAATTTAATTTCTTCGAGTTGAAAGGCTTCATCATCATAGATCCAAGAACCATATTCACTTTTTATAACTGCAATACGGTTATATTTCCTTCTTTGTAGGGTACGACAATGAAAAAACTTAGTATTGCAGTCCCCCAAATTTAACCACTCACATCTGGATTCTGTTTCCAAAGAACTTCCTCATGGTGGAGGACATTTTCCAACTGTTCGCGAGTTTCCATCTCTGAATGTAGGAGTGAACTAGAATTAGAAACCTCCAACTTCCTTTATAAACTTGAGAGTTTGTTCACCAAATGCCTTTCCCGAGTGCCTAAATTACCATGGACAATTTGATTCCACTACTTAAGTCCTGCATAAGGATTAGAAAGGGAATCTGCCAAATTACCATTAAACCCCCATTGATCCTTAACAAAATCTGGAAAACTCTAGCTCTAGCTATCCAGCTAGGAATCTAAAAGGACGTTCCTTGGGTATTCTAAGCTCTGGTCTCATTGAAAGAAGAAGCGGTCAGGTTTAAACCTTGGGAGATGGGTAACTAACGTGTTAGGAAACTCGTTGAGCCAAGCTTCGTTTCCAATAACCCTGTCTAATCTCTCAAAAATCCCCCCTCTATGCCAAGTAAAGGAAGGGCCACAAAAACCAAAATCATGCAAAGCCGCAGTATCCATAAACTCCCCAAATAGAGAACACCTCACACCCCTAACCCATCCACTTTTCTTTTCGTTGTCAAATAAAATGGCATTAAAATCCCCAATAGCTAACCAGGGAGTCCCTCCTTGTGGAATAGTAGCATATAAACCTTCCCAAAACATGTTTCGTTTCTGTCTGTCAAGACTAATGTACACAAAAATGATAAAGAAAGGGTAGTATTGAGAACTGTCGAAGACcctaaccaaaataaattaaggGTGGTTATGAACCACTTCAACCCAAACTGAATCTTTTCAACCAATCCAAATTCCTCCTAAGAATCCAACAACTTCTACACGATGAAAAAGCTGAAAACCTAAATTAGCAATAATATTATCAGCTTTAGTGCCACTTACTCTTGTTTCTAAAAGACTGGCAATATACTCACGAAAGACACACGAAAATTTGACACTGATACATCCTTGACAATTTCACGAAAATATAGATAAGTTCATAATAAAACTGATAGGAAAAAAATGGTTACAAAACCTTATTAATCAAAAGGAGCGGATccctacaaacctttctcattccTTTTAGAAGCGTTTGAATCACCAACAATATCAATTTGAAGATTAATAAGCTCATAGAATTTGAAAGTGAAAAACAATAATTACCAAAGGTCTTGAATTTATCGCCCCGACTCCCAAGTGTTTTATTAAGAACTTTCCCACTCTTACCACCAAATCATCAACCCTTTACCGAAACCCCCCCCCCCCCTTCTCTGCCTTTAACAATTTATTACTGTTATCATTCTTTATTTCAAAAAGCTTCACACCCACAAAACTCGAGCCATCATGCTTACCTGAATCCAAAACTCCTTTTTCCACAGGGACCTCCATTCCCACCGCACCTCCAAAAATAGGATTAGAGGATTTCAACTTTCAAACATGTTATagtaaacaatttttttatgGTAATACACAAACAATAATTACCTCAAATTTTAAGAAACTATAGAAGGCATGTTGTggaaattaattcaattcaattcagttTCAAATCACCATCAAATTTACTTTTgctaataaatcaaatatttaaataattaaagtgcacatTGAATGCAAGAATCTATGCTTTAAACACAAATTGGTCCTTAAACAATGTCTCAAACATGCTTAAATCTGGAAAAATATAGATTCCATAATACCACACAAGATTaagcaaaacaaaacaaataaccTACCATCAACTGCTAAAATATAATAGTTGTAGATGATTGGATTGATTCAAAATAACAATTTGAGTTCTGTTCGCTTATCAAGCCAAATTCTACAATTTAACCaattacaacaaaaaaaaatctcataaaactcaaaataactgcagaataaatataaataaaatacatgatataCAAACAAAATCGACTTCTCCGGTAACCATCACGGAGCAGTGTTTGGCTGAAATCAAACTTATCTCCGTCCCTTCTCTCCTTTGAAGGATCAAACAGCATTAATAAGATTTCGCCAAAACATTTGAGAACTGCAGTAGGCTTCAACCTCCAGCTTCACTACCTAGTTGTATTGTCATTTTTATGTTCATAGCCGCCAACTCAGCAGCCAGATATCTAAAAACATAAGGCATTGCGACCGTCTCCATCCCTTTGCTTGTTTGGCAAGCATGACACATAACCTTCTTCGGAGCCCTAGCAGGAGGCAACCCGCCGATCTCTCTAACGACCCGCTTTTGTGGCTGGATAATTGCAGTAGTAAGGATGCTTCCACACAGAGAGCAGACATCAGCAATGTGATAATCGGAACACGTATGGAGCCTATCATGTAATAAATATGCAGCCCCATGAGCAAGCATAGAGTCTCGTTCCATCTCTCCAAAACGTATACCTCCACCACGCTTTCTTCCTTTAATTGGCTGTCGAGTGATCTGATCAACTTGTCCAGTGGCACGGACCTGCATACAACACAATGGAGCTCAATGGGGAAATAACAGATTCCAGTAATGAATACCAAGAAATCAAAGAGTAATTGCGCATGCATCAAAATATAGAAGCAAATTCCATACAATTTAACTGCAAGCATCAATTTGATAATTGCATGAAGCTGATTTCAtaaggaagaaaatgaattaaacatcaaaaaatgTAGCGACAAACTAAAAGGCATTAATATATGCATACGCTTGTACTTTCAGAGACAAACAGAAGATTGGAGGTGTAATATAAATTAaagaacaattaaataaattaaatcaagATTCTTAACATGCTATAGATTACTTATTACCCTTTTCTTGGTTAAAAGAATGCTACTTTACTACATTGGAAATGTAGAGATTTTGTagaatatatttaaaaagaaaaaaattctaacCTGATACTTGTCAGAAACCATGTGTCTAAGACGCTGATAATACACAGGGCCAATAAATATCTCACATGTTAGTTCTGTTCCATAAACCCCACTGTATAACACCTCAACTCCATGGCAATTAAACCCACGAGCTCTTAACATGGAACCAAGTTCATCAACAAGAGACTCAGACTCTGTCTCTGTCTTTCCATTAGCTCCCTTGACTGCATCAGAAAACGGTGTTGCATCCACAAATTTCCCATGTAAGCTTCCTCCCTGTGATACGAAATAAAAGATATCACTCTTGATTCTTGAACTATTAAGCTTCTTAAAATCCTTGCAGTATATTTGGAATACATAAAAATTCACACTTAGGAACTCATAATAATTGTAAAACATGGAAGACTTCCAGTTTAACCATTGAATATAAAATTGACCACTATTCTTACACAAAAAGCCCAAACTAATgaacaaaatttgtaaaacaaGGAAGAATTCTAATTTAAACATTCCTTCCTTGCTGCAATTTAAGCTCCATTGAGGATTACAGCATTATTcacaaatttttagttttatcaATCTGTACTTTTTATGCCTCAATTTTTAGTTTCAATGCCACAAGCATGCACTTATCTCAGTTCATTTCCTTGATTAACTGTTAAAACTTATGCCTCAATTGGTTAATTAGTGTATTAACGTAAGGAAGAGCTTAATTTTTGTGTATTAAAATAGTTTGTCATAACATAAGGAAAAATTAGTATGAATTTAAAGttgaaattaaaaggataagTAAAACTCCAATGAAAAATAAGACCTCTttgaaataagtaaaaaaaaattcctcTGCTTAAAACAAATCATGTAAGTGGCTAAAAATTATCAAATGAAATTAGTT
Coding sequences within it:
- the LOC107916010 gene encoding putative lipid-binding protein AIR1, with protein sequence MASNVKASTALVLSLNLLFFAFVSSHNVENPVFIHPGDVYHNGRITHGHPGTCNPLNLGVCLGLLDLVGVSVGNVPTEPCCSVIQGLVDLEAAVCLCTAVRANVLGIPIHLPISLSLLLNKCGREVATEYICSP